One window from the genome of Glycine soja cultivar W05 chromosome 12, ASM419377v2, whole genome shotgun sequence encodes:
- the LOC114380585 gene encoding ATP-dependent Clp protease proteolytic subunit 6, chloroplastic-like yields the protein MVPQALSVPASSSLAIASRTRSPSHLVFSQRNPCSIASSLPNPYGHSSEVGLSSKSRGFPLKHDEKNIHGASTSYGAIEAKGNPPITPAVMTPGGPLDLTSVLFRNRIIFIGQPVNSQVAQRVISQLVTLATINENADILVYINCPGGSTYSVLAIYDCMSWIKPKVGTVCFGVAASQGALLLAGGEKGMRYAMPNARIMIHQPQSGCGGHVEDVRRQVNEAVQSRHKIDKMYSVFTGQPLEKVQQYTERDRFLSVSEALEFGLIDGVLETEY from the exons ATGGTACCTCAAGCTTTGTCAGTGCCTGCGAGTTCCAGCTTGGCTATCGCTTCTCGCACCAGAAGTCCCTCCCACCTCGTATTTTCTCAAAG AAACCCGTGCTCGATAGCTTCTTCCTTGCCAAACCCATATGGCCATTCATCGGAAGTTG GGTTATCAAGTAAAAGCCGTGGCTTTCCTTTAAAACATGATGAGAAAAATATCCATGGTGCTAGTACAAG TTATGGTGCAATTGAAGCCAAGGGGAATCCGCCGATAACTCCAGCAGTGATGACTCCTGGAGGACCTCTTGATCTCACATCTGTTTTGTTCAGGAATCGTATAATCTTCATAGGTCAGCCAGTCAATTCACAAGTGGCTCAGAGAGTTATATCCCAGCTTGTGACTCTAGCTACTATAAATGAAAATGCAGACATACTG GTATATATAAATTGTCCTGGTGGAAGCACATATTCAGTGTTGGCAATTTATGATTGCATGTCTTGG ATAAAGCCCAAGGTTGGTACCGTGTGTTTTGGAGTAGCTGCAAGCCAAGGAGCACTTCTCCTTGCTGGAGGTGAGAAGGGAATGCGCTATGCGATGCCAAATGCTCGCATAATGATACATCAACCACAGAGTGGATGTGGG GGTCATGTTGAGGATGTCAGACGCCAAGTGAATGAAGCTGTTCAATCTCGCCAT AAAATTGACAAGATGTATAGTGTTTTTACTGGACAGCCATTAGAGAAGGTGCAACAGTACACAGAGAGGGACCGTTTTCTGTCTGTTTCTGAG GCTTTGGAGTTTGGTCTTATTGATGGTGTCCTGGAAACAGAGTATTGA